The Anastrepha ludens isolate Willacy chromosome 2, idAnaLude1.1, whole genome shotgun sequence DNA window GTAAGTATCGTCCTTTAATAGCCACATCTCTtagaatttcttaaaattccTTTCTCCACTTTTTGTATTATCTCATTTCTAATagcttcaataaaaatataaatttactagcaaacccggcccccttcgctgggcacactaaaatagaatacatagatatggtttagaacagaaaatatatgattttcatattatttatttctttattctttattcaagcgctttgccataaacaaaattttttttttctctttgtttttgagtaaatataaaatataaattgaaaatcaggaaaaaagaagattgtttttaaatttcaaatcaacgcatatgaataaacaatcgtcttttttcctgatcatccatgaatttttcgtttcaatttatgtgttttattaagcattggagcttttttaaccattatccatttatatttttcaaaaaaaaaaaacgaaaaatttttttttttcacgaacacataatttcattcggatttcacattaaattctcaagtttcgtaagaaattattcactgttccaaaatccactccaaaaaaattcacaaacaatttttacatgttgcacttacgttttttccttatggcatccaaatcagaaagaaatatagacacattgtaactcacactgtcaatttgacagtttagttccgccccaagcgttaaaaaagtaagcgacattatggctggttcaaaagaacgctgtacccgttgccagtgctccgaattacaaccaaactttacgaaacccattttcaatacttacttaacaatgtgcgtaagtttggtttaattcggtggaaagacacggcgggtccacgttttggcatatatttccagaccctagtcatcaataggtatgtaaattaccccgtattaaagcacttaccaacagctttcatttgatatccatattgtacaaacacattctagggtccacgttttggtctctatctcgagaccctagtcacggagcggatggaaatactctgaactaaagcattcaccaacagcttccatttgatacccatattgtacatacacatccgaaagttacccgggtccacgttttgacctatacctcgagaccctatctaccaataggtatccaaactatacggaaaccatcttcaatacctccttaacaatgtgcgtaagtttggtttaattcggtgcaaagacacggcgggtccacgttttggcatatatttccagaccctagtcatcaataggtatgaaaattaccccgtattaaagcacttatcaacagctttcatttgatatccatattgtacaaacacattctagggtccacgttttggtctctatctcgagaccctagtcacggagcggatggaaatactctgaactaaagcattcaccaacagcttccatttgatacccatattgtacatacacatccgaaggttacccgggtccacgttttgacctatatctcgagccctatccaccaataggaaaccatcttcaataccttcttaacattgtgtgtaagtttggtttaattcggtgcagacacggccggttagcgagcacacacaaaaagttgactttattttatatataagattttttcagtttgtgtccgaaaaatccaaatatcttacggaaccctatttttttttttagcctattcgttacaaacaaacaaacaaacaaacaaagttttcctctttataatattagtatagattcgtatttattattattgttattatgtttacttatattatatagtCAATTATCATACATCAAACTTAGATTAGGCATTAACAATTAGAGGTTTCACCCTCGTATTAATTGATAAATATAATatcgttttcattttattcctttataaatattcagctttaaatttattcaataaatttaactaaaattgcTTACAGACTAGAAATACTTTAAAGATTACATTAGATATGCGacaaaaatacttttgaagCGATTTGATTCAGGACCCCACACCACACCATCTCACTCATCAACGCCCCCACAAGGGGCTATCACCATTACAATGAGGAACAAAGCGCATACGAGAGgatgcacacatacattcacaaaTAAGCTATCTTACAGCATGCAGATGTAAATGTCTCCGCCCCAGATAGTATCCCCCTAGTAACTTAGTTTGGCTTCTTTCCATTTAGTCTGTCTTGAATTTCCTGAAGACTCAGCCCCTTGGTTTCCATCACCACGAAAAGAGTGAAGAAGAAGGCCACAATGCAGAAAATGGCAAACAACCAAAAAGCGTAGTATGAACCCAAAGCGTCCAGCGCTGGATACCAACGTGTTACTACGAATCCAAGAATCCAGCAGGTGGATGCCACAATCGAGGAGGCGATTGACTTAACATTCGCTGGGAACATTTCACCCAACACCGCCCATGGTAGTGGACCGAATCCGATGCAGTAGACAATATTGAAGAGCACCAAAGCGGGTACTGGCAACCAGGTGACATTGCTTGCATCACCCACAACTTGTTGTACATAGAAGAAGGCACCCAATGCTGCCAAGCCGACACACATACCAAAGGCCGAAATTAGTAAGATGACTTTGCGGCCCAAACGATCGGCAATAATAGGCGTCAAAGCGGATGAACCAACTTGCACGCCACCAACAATGATGCTGGCAATGGCTGAATCCAAACCGGTGTCGGCGCTTTCGAAGATAGATTGACTGTTGAAGAGCACAACGTTGATACCCGACAGTTGTTGGAACATGATTAGACCGGCAGAGATGATCAGAGCTTTGCGTGTGCCCGGATTTTTAACAATATCCATAACGGAACCCTTATTGGCCATGGACTCCTCTACTTCTCCCTGTATAATAGCCATTTCGTCTTGTACAATATCAGGGCTTTGACCACGCAAGAATTGCAGTGCATTTAAAGCATCCGATTTCTGGCCTTTGCCGGCATAATAGTAAGGACTCTCAGGCATGAAGTAGAAGATGACGTCGAAGATAATCGGTATAACTATACAGCACCATTGCAAAGTCATATACGAGACATAAGCACCGACGGCGTAAACATATAGAATGCCAGCTGCGGAAAATGAAAGGGAAAAATGTTGCGTGTAAACATAAAATCTAGCAatgagtttcaaaaaaaaaaaaatttttttgagataaaTATTACTTACACACAATGAACAGCTGCATGAGTGAGCCGGTGGCGCCGCGTACCGCATCTGTCGCAATCTCACCAACATACATTGGCTGCACAGTCATGACAAAACCAACGCCAAAGCCCTGTATGAGACGACCGACCAGCAACATCCACACTTCGCTAGCGAGCATCATAAAAACATAGGCGACAACGAAGAAGATCGAACTCGAAAGAAGTACCCATTTGCGTCCAATTTTATCGGCAAGTGGACCAGCAATGAAGGGTGCTGTGGTGGTGGAAAGAAGTAGGAAATAGTTGAGAGTTCATGATaagattttgttgaatttttttgtttacataccTACTAAGGCGCCCAATGCCAAAATGGATGAAATCCATGCATCGTCCTCGGTGGTGATGGGATGATCGAGTGGCGAATCTGTAGGATTTACAGCTTTCAACTTGGGCCCCACTGGTGACGTCCAACCAAGGCAAGTGCCCACCGCAAAGGCTGATAAATTAGCTGCAAAATTGAAAATCATTGCACTTTAGTTGCTGTCAGATACTCGTAAAAGAGTTAAGCAAATAATATCAACATTGAGTGCCGCTGAACTGAAGTGGTCTTATCAAACTCTTGAGAGAAAGGTTAAGTTATGACAATCACATATTTCTCAATTTGTGTGTAATTTTTAAGTGATTTAATGCGCACAATTTTGTTGAAGTTTGTTAAGACACAAAGTTGTTTGTAATAAGAGCgagttcaattttcaaaaaaaaaaatttgttttagtttttgcatGCACTCTctgttaatttttatatgaGTTTTCGTTAATGCCACTTTTGTGAATGccatcaatattaaaaaaaaaaatcataaatttcattttactcACCCGCAAAAGCAGCCATGAAAATTCTTATAGTCTTGACCGGCTCCATTCTGGTACTGCGTGAAAATCCGTCGCTTATCTGAAAAGGACTCACTTCACTGTATTTGACTTGTGTGTGTGGTTCTTGTGAACTCATTAGTAGTAGAGTGGTGATTATGTATGAAGGCACAACGGCGTTTACTAGCCAAAGCAAATAGCTGAAATGAATGGAAGACACATTCGATGATAAATTGCTGGTAGAAATTAATATTCTAACTTCATATGTGGGTATCTATGATGATGAGTTTAAAATGTGCTGTAATATGAGCAATTAGCGCTGAGGCTAATATGAAGTTATGTCACCTTtcattttgcgtttttatgagTGTACAAAGAATTATAATAGCcttttttaaaatgtaattggagtttaataattcattaataataataattggtaatAATACCCGCATATTATGTATAGGTGTATTGCACACATTtatctgtatgtacatatacaaaaatacatactaatttgaagcaaaaatatggaaaaaagctTTAACTCAATAATTTGACAAGCTACGAGTTCCAGTCATTATTAAACTGCCCTCGACATAAAATGTAAATGACTTAACAGAGTGGAGGTCGATGAATGATTTTAAAGCAACAACAGCCATTCGCTTTCTGCCGTTTTGGGCATATGTAACAAAAACCGGCATACATAGAGAGGGGTTTTTCTTGCCCACCTTCTAAGTGTATTTATACCATGTTAAAGATCTCATAAAAAGTCATTTGCCGTACAGAGGCAGGTTAAAATATAGTACATAGAAGATCACACCAATTGGTAGGAGAGCATTAATATGCCCCGCATAAAAAGTGGTTACTCTTAATCCATGTCGAGAGGATAATACATAATTAATGTTATTGGATGGATGTTAATAACTAAAAAAGAGGATGTCTAACAGACTAGCTTTGCCGAAAACAGTTCTAGTGCAGGGAGTCGGCTGTTGTTCCACGGTTGGTTAAACATTGATCGTTAACATTAACAGAGCAGTTCTGTTAGTTCTCTCGTACTACTCTCCCGCGGTTGGTTAAGCATTCCTCATTAACATTAACAGAACATCATTAACATTATCTCGTACTACTCTTCCGCGTTTGGTTAAACATTGATCGTTAACATTAACAGAgcagcattaacattctctcgtAGTACTCTGCCGCGTTTGGTTAAGCATTCCTCATTAATATTAACAGAACATCATTAACAGTAGTACTCGTAGTAATCTGCTTACAGCCGTGAAATTTCGTTGGCAACATCAATTTATTTCGCATGTACATTTGGTAGCAATTAttgtcaaaaacaaacaacaaaataaaacaggaaaatctaaattaaaaatgaggTCGTTATTGGCAGAATTTGCTTGTTTATTTGAGTTTTGGGTATTTCCACTATTTACGCATTCCTCTATTATAGTAAAGAATTGtggtaatataataaaaagtgtaCCATGTTTTAAGCAGATTTAAgcggatttttttaattttttgttgaatttcaaTTGGAATACAGTTTTTAGATTCGACAAAATGTCACttatcacaaaaatttaaatagcaaATGCAATTAAAGCAAGTCTGAAACAATGTTGCTAGCATCATGCTGGCAACATGTTGCGAGCTGCTTCGTAGTCTCAATAGAGCACAACTTTGATGTGGAATTGTTGTGAACTTTTACGCATACTGTTATACAGGCATGCAAAAATGTTGCTCACATGATGTTGACgtgaaattattgtaaaattgtaCGCATATTTCACATATTTCGCATATTTTGATGTAAATTTTCAGAGCTATTTCGTGTTAAATAGCAACTAAATGCTTTACCTTAACGCGGATCGATTTGTATGCcacccaatatttttttctttgtaccGCATTGGGTGGTTGAAACCACGGCAAGAGCCGGAATAAGTTTCACGTTACCACGAAAAAACAGCACCAATATTATTAGTCAAACATTGTGCATTGACGAAGATCTAGTAAAATTTCTCATACACTCATAAAATCGTACGTTTTggcataaaaatcatttatggATAAGCTGATGAGTAAAACAACTCATAAAGGACCAGTTGAagggccaccaagatcgtgtatTACCACACCTTTAGACATTTATTtctgggggtatgtaaagtctgaatgctttgtggatacaCGAGGCATCGACTGAagtattggaagccaacattaacaaaagttattcacgagataccaaccgaagttctccagcgagtcattgaaaattggtgtttacggatggtcgAACTATGGCGCAGTTGTacacaacatttgaaaggggatgtctttaaaaaataaatgccatgaatgattctaaacaaaaataatacggATTGCCTAAACAATTTGAGTTTTCattgtattcttcttctttcctAGCATGACAGTCCTGGATGAACCATTACTTCCGCTTTCCCTTAACTTTTCTGCTGGTCTGCATCGTTGAGTTTGATTATCAATCCGAGGCTGTTCTTGCGGTTTCACGACAATTAGTTTTGGGTAGGATTTCGACGACCTCCAGACCCTAGTCCATCTCCCGACTGTGTGTTCACTTTGCTTTATTTGTTCACTTACACTCCACTGAGATTTTCCATGCGTTGACTGGGCCTACCCAGTCTTGTGTAAAGGTGAACAGCATCACCAACGTGAAGAAAAAGCAAGGGAGTTTGATAGTGAGAGGTGAGAAGCAACATTTCGTAGTATCAGCTATCCCTTTGCACATCACTAACCTTTCAAattgatacctctaaattgatcaccctttacaagaaACTGCTGGAAATGTCACACGAGCGTGTGTTGTCCACGATTGTGTGTGTGTTGACCTACTCTGGTTAGTTTCCATATAAAAGTTCCATGaaatttcacacacacacacacacacacatacatgcgtgtATGCTCTGATTTTCGTATTAAGTGGGTAATATtagtaatacttttttatttgttgtttactTTTCAGCTCAATTCATAAAGTCGTCCAACTAATTCATTAATGAGAATGAGCCTACTACGACGCATTGATTACAGCGCCATAATTTCAAGTGATAAGCCTTCAAAACGagctaagaaattattatcgTAGCCAAGTACAGACGCaaaggtaaataaataataaataaaagtgaaatctttcattcgaaaagtCACGAATGAGCTGTGTGGTGCGCGCACACGTTTCGTAAATTTGGTAAGCAGCACTTCGAGCAGTTGCTTAGTTGGCCGCAAATAGGCTGAAATTTTATGGATTCTCTGCGACTTGAGTCTTAAGATCTACTGCTTTATGGCAAAGCATAATGATTGCTACCGTTTCATATTCTATTTATCTTCACTTATCTGTCGCTGGCAGACAAAACAAacataataatagtaaaaatctTAACACTCACTACTGAAGTAGCTCGCTACTATTTTTggagaattgttttaaaattcctTGCCCATTTTATTGGATTAACTAAGAATAGCTCTATTTGTCTAATGTCGCGGTGTTAAGTACTTGGCATTTAGCTGCTGTTTGCACTGTTACTTAAATTTAAGTAGCCCGCTCAAATGACTTAATTCCGCATTAGCTAAGTATCAGTAAAGATAACTCGATTCGCATAGTGACAATAAAATCCTTAATTACGAAATTCCAACACGTTGCGATGGCGAATTACAAGGTAAGAACATTGAACTACATCAAATCACGTAGATCTACAAACAAATCAATACTTGAAGGGGAATTTCATGTCTCATGCTTGGTATTAGTCAAATACAAATTAACACAACGAACGCGTCCGTTTTCCGGACTACATTTGTTGATAGTCGATTGCCGCTGTTAACTGATTACGGAAAACGATTGACGTGTTTGATGGGCCAAAGTCAAAATGctttatgattattttttgtttactaccTTTTATATTCTTAAcacaatcacacacacacatatacacccaCACGTGAATTAGACAAGTATTACGTCCTAGCGTGCGATAATCGAAGagagcaaaaacaataaaaaaaaatttaattaaaaaaaaaaaaaaattttttttaaaaacaacaaaaagttaaaaaaaaaataaaaacaaaaaaaaatttaaaaaataaaaacaaaaaaaaattaaaaaaaaaaacaaaaaccaaaaaaaaaattaaaaaaaaaaacaaaaacaaaattttatggaaaatttttataCGCATAGCGCAGGGTCAGGTATACACAAGTAGCGCCACAACAAATGtgcgcatgtgtgtatgtgtgtgtgtgtgtgtgtgattgaTGCGATGCGGTGTGCGTTCGTAGAATTGTTGATGAGACGGACAATCAATTTGGTGACCAATCGAATTTTTGCGATTAggaaattaacaatttaaattgctAGGGGGGTAGCTtgcatgcatttatgtatatgtgtatggatatgtgtgtgtgtgtgagtctTTGAGTGGGCATGAAACGTTGTTTGATTTGCGTCagtcaatatgtgtatgtatgtgtgtaaaaagTGCTTACGAGTATAAAAAAGTGGTTTAACACCTTTGACAAAGTTAGCTAATTAATTATCTGTGcgatttaaatgcaaatttatttgaaaggagGAGTTTTTTCCAGAGCGTCCGTATGTATTAAACTGTCTGCCGTCACTGGCACATTTGACAAAGTACGCAACTACTGTGACAAGTGAAAGAGTTGACGCcgcatacatatttgtaagcATTTCAagatgtttatatgtatttatgaggCACTGCCACATAGCTTTGCACAAATAGATGgccttgaaaatataaaatggcTTTTTTAATAGGAATTAAAGCAATTTCTAGATACTAAGTGCAAATCTAGATTTTTCTTTCCCAAGCCCAGCTCTAATTTGGCGCGATATTTTCTATTTAGGTatcttaatttcaaatttttcaataactaCTGAAAGCTATCTCGTCTCTGCTGTTCGAGGTGATCGTAGAAAAAAAAGAGCTATATATAAATAGATATCTGATCTCACCGAAAATGTGGCACTGCTGACAACTTGTGAGTTTGCTGCTTAGCCATTTTTCATGGTGAATGTTAATGGCGTACATGACGAGCACTGAAGGACACTGTTTTCGCAATGTATTGCGTATTTCATTTGAATGAATTATGATTTTTGAACTGCCAGCATCGGAGTAGTGCAaggttttgaaaagaaaaaaaaatcgtattctatgCGAATTTGTGGCGTTTTGGAATGAATTTCGAGTTTCATTTGAATGAATTATGCATTTTGAACTCAGTATCAGGGAATCACATTTTTGgttgtttctttttcaaatatgaaacatTTCTCAAAAATCCTAAACGTTGTTGTGTGCTGGTGtttcactttatttcatttGGAAACCATAAAATGATATAGcattaaggcacctttctggtatagaacttcgaaaaattttttatttttgagtttaacaattattataatttttttttttggttaagaatagtgataattttttttatttaaattgtgttttgtttacTGAAGGGCAATGATTGTTTACAAATAGTTTCGTGCTGCTCAATAATAACgcaacaacaatttttgtatgctttaagataagaaaatgtttaagataaacaattttttttcatcttttatttatacattttttattttttcgaagccTTTTTGATTTGAATTGTGTTTTACTTACTGAAGGGCAAtgattacttaaaaaaacatttcttttatgcTCGATAAAAAacctacttttttaattttattctgttTCAGAAGATTCTGTTCTGTttaattgcattaattttttttttaattacattattatttttttgtttttgaagtgtaaccactattattttttgtttaggtatagtgataattttttcttaaaattctgtTTTGTTTACTGAAGGgcaatatttgtttaaaaatattttggtgtTGCCCAATAATAGCgtaacaacaattttttatgctcaataataaagaaatttttacaaatttttctgtgtttgagataaaagtttttttaatttttatttatacatttttttatttatttgaagtttaactattcttattttttcgtttaagaaaagtgataattttttaatttaaattgtttcttGTTTACTGAAGGgcgtttcttaaaaaaacatatattttatgcTCAATAacaaagtaatataattttttttctttttacgaaTAACATATACAcacttttccgtttttttttttgaagagtaactattattattttttgtttaagaaaattgataatttgtttagttaaatttactattattaattcatttatactttttttttaagtgtaactattattattttttttttttgtttaagaatagtgatcattttttcatttaaattgtcTTTTATTTACTGAAGGgcaaagaatattaaaaaaatatattttttatgctcaATAGCAATGCTACTTTTTGAATCTTTTTCCGTTTAAgaataattcatatatatttttttcgttttttgtttatttatttatctttttgtttttgtttactgaattcatttatattttttttttaagtgtaactattattatttttttttgtttaagaatagtgatcattttttcatttaaattgtcTTTTATTTACTGAAGGgcaaagaatattaaaaaaatatattttttatgctcaATAGCAATGCTACTTTTTGAATCTTTTTCCGTTTAAgaataattcatatatataattcataaataatttttgcttctttatatatttttcctcgtaatttttattttctgaattgtattttatttttcaaaattttaaactcaaaacTCTATAGACCAAAGAACTAATAAAATTCACGTTCCTATCATCGTCGGTTTA harbors:
- the LOC128855780 gene encoding facilitated trehalose transporter Tret1-like isoform X2 translates to MEPVKTIRIFMAAFAANLSAFAVGTCLGWTSPVGPKLKAVNPTDSPLDHPITTEDDAWISSILALGALVAPFIAGPLADKIGRKWVLLSSSIFFVVAYVFMMLASEVWMLLVGRLIQGFGVGFVMTVQPMYVGEIATDAVRGATGSLMQLFIVSGILYVYAVGAYVSYMTLQWCCIVIPIIFDVIFYFMPESPYYYAGKGQKSDALNALQFLRGQSPDIVQDEMAIIQGEVEESMANKGSVMDIVKNPGTRKALIISAGLIMFQQLSGINVVLFNSQSIFESADTGLDSAIASIIVGGVQVGSSALTPIIADRLGRKVILLISAFGMCVGLAALGAFFYVQQVVGDASNVTWLPVPALVLFNIVYCIGFGPLPWAVLGEMFPANVKSIASSIVASTCWILGFVVTRWYPALDALGSYYAFWLFAIFCIVAFFFTLFVVMETKGLSLQEIQDRLNGKKPN
- the LOC128855780 gene encoding facilitated trehalose transporter Tret1-like isoform X1 produces the protein MSSQEPHTQVKYSEVSPFQISDGFSRSTRMEPVKTIRIFMAAFAANLSAFAVGTCLGWTSPVGPKLKAVNPTDSPLDHPITTEDDAWISSILALGALVAPFIAGPLADKIGRKWVLLSSSIFFVVAYVFMMLASEVWMLLVGRLIQGFGVGFVMTVQPMYVGEIATDAVRGATGSLMQLFIVSGILYVYAVGAYVSYMTLQWCCIVIPIIFDVIFYFMPESPYYYAGKGQKSDALNALQFLRGQSPDIVQDEMAIIQGEVEESMANKGSVMDIVKNPGTRKALIISAGLIMFQQLSGINVVLFNSQSIFESADTGLDSAIASIIVGGVQVGSSALTPIIADRLGRKVILLISAFGMCVGLAALGAFFYVQQVVGDASNVTWLPVPALVLFNIVYCIGFGPLPWAVLGEMFPANVKSIASSIVASTCWILGFVVTRWYPALDALGSYYAFWLFAIFCIVAFFFTLFVVMETKGLSLQEIQDRLNGKKPN